From a region of the Corallococcus coralloides DSM 2259 genome:
- a CDS encoding glucan biosynthesis protein, which translates to MAWGLGLCVASLACAQQPKAGSVKASGFSAQTVEEKARALAAKPYQEPPIGVPPSFEKLTYDQYRDIRFRDSASLWREEALPFRAQFFHPGFFYTRPVGVNVVEGGKARPVPFSTEQFTYGPLVGTPPKGKVNGFAGFRLNAPLNTKDYYDELVVFLGASYFRALGKGNLYGLSARGLAIDTAQPGGEEFPTFREFWLETPAKGSDTVVVHALMDSPSVTGAYRFAIRPGERTVMDVESTVFARKAVRQLGVAPLTSMFLFGENDRGDFDDFRPEVHDSDGISVWMKNGEKLWRPLKNPKQIQTSSFHTDGLSGFGLLQRDQAFSSYEDLEARSERRPGAWVEPVGDWGAGSVRLVELPTREEIHDNIVAFWVPDAPVQAGAQLRFSYRLSWGFAPEGAKAGGSTVAATRVAAGSKPGARRFVLDFTKASTEGTGPVEAVVTASRGQVLHPRAEVHAVTGGFRAAFELMPDGEGPVELRCFLKRGSETLTETWSYLWIP; encoded by the coding sequence ATGGCCTGGGGGTTGGGGCTGTGCGTGGCTTCGCTGGCGTGTGCCCAGCAACCGAAGGCGGGGTCGGTGAAGGCCTCCGGGTTTTCCGCCCAGACGGTGGAGGAGAAGGCCCGCGCGCTGGCCGCGAAGCCGTACCAGGAGCCGCCCATCGGCGTGCCCCCGTCCTTCGAGAAGCTCACCTACGATCAGTACCGGGACATCCGCTTCCGCGACTCCGCGTCGCTGTGGCGTGAAGAGGCGCTGCCTTTCAGGGCACAGTTCTTCCACCCCGGTTTTTTCTACACCCGTCCGGTGGGCGTGAACGTGGTGGAGGGCGGCAAGGCGCGCCCCGTGCCTTTCTCCACGGAGCAGTTCACCTACGGCCCCCTGGTGGGCACTCCGCCCAAGGGCAAGGTGAACGGCTTCGCGGGCTTCCGCCTCAACGCGCCGCTCAACACGAAGGACTACTACGACGAGCTGGTGGTCTTCCTGGGCGCCAGCTACTTCCGCGCGCTGGGCAAGGGCAACCTGTACGGCCTGTCCGCGCGCGGGCTCGCCATCGACACGGCGCAGCCAGGGGGCGAGGAGTTCCCCACGTTCCGCGAGTTCTGGCTGGAGACGCCGGCGAAGGGCTCGGACACGGTGGTGGTCCACGCGCTGATGGACAGCCCCAGCGTCACGGGCGCGTACCGCTTCGCCATCCGCCCGGGTGAGCGGACCGTGATGGACGTGGAGTCCACGGTGTTCGCGCGCAAGGCGGTGCGCCAGCTGGGCGTGGCGCCGCTCACCAGCATGTTCCTCTTCGGGGAGAACGACCGGGGTGACTTCGACGACTTCCGCCCGGAGGTGCACGACTCCGACGGCATCTCCGTGTGGATGAAGAACGGCGAGAAGCTGTGGCGCCCCCTGAAGAACCCGAAGCAGATCCAGACGAGCAGCTTCCACACGGACGGGCTGTCGGGCTTCGGCCTGTTGCAGCGCGACCAGGCGTTCAGCAGCTACGAGGACCTGGAGGCGCGCTCCGAGCGTCGTCCGGGCGCCTGGGTGGAGCCGGTGGGTGACTGGGGCGCGGGCTCCGTGCGGCTCGTGGAGCTGCCCACCCGCGAGGAGATCCACGACAACATCGTGGCCTTCTGGGTGCCGGATGCACCGGTGCAGGCGGGTGCACAACTTCGCTTCTCCTACCGGCTGTCCTGGGGCTTTGCCCCCGAGGGCGCGAAGGCCGGAGGTTCCACCGTCGCGGCGACGCGTGTCGCGGCGGGCAGCAAGCCGGGGGCGCGTCGCTTCGTCCTCGATTTCACGAAGGCCAGCACGGAAGGCACAGGCCCTGTGGAGGCGGTCGTCACCGCTTCGCGCGGCCAGGTGCTGCACCCGCGCGCCGAGGTCCACGCCGTCACCGGTGGCTTCCGCGCGGCCTTCGAGCTCATGCCCGACGGAGAAGGCCCCGTCGAGCTGCGCTGCTTCCTGAAACGCGGTTCCGAGACCCTCACCGAGACCTGGAGCTACCTGTGGATTCCGTGA
- a CDS encoding DEAD/DEAH box helicase, giving the protein MTFDELQLTDSLLKAVKAEGYTTPTPIQAKAIPHALAGKDVLGVAQTGTGKTAAFALPILQRLSAKAPAGGARPVRCLVLTPTRELASQVSDSFATYGKNLPLRHAVVFGGVGQNPQVQALRQGVDILVATPGRLLDLIDQGFVTLRALEVFVLDEADRMLDMGFIHDVRRVIKVLPPVRQTLFFSATLPPDIMDLARNILKEPVRVEVSPASSTADTVSQQVYFVEREEKRALLTHLLQDAKAIPRALVFTRTKHGANRVAKQLTAAGVRADAIHGNKSQNARERALDEFRAGTLRVLVATDIAARGIDIDGLSHVFNYDLPNVPEQYVHRIGRTGRAGASGQAVSFCDSEERAYLRDIERTIRRSVPVVADAAFRSHLPPPLPGDVEESRPPMNRGGRGQSRGGGGGGGGGQRRGGGQRRGGGGGGQGRPNGGQPRQASGGGNAQAPRSGGQGRPQQARPAVASPAAGPSSPPPRRTMSKWG; this is encoded by the coding sequence ATGACTTTCGACGAACTGCAGTTGACCGATTCGCTCCTCAAGGCCGTCAAGGCGGAGGGCTACACCACGCCGACGCCCATCCAGGCGAAGGCGATTCCCCATGCCCTGGCGGGCAAGGACGTGCTGGGCGTGGCCCAGACGGGCACGGGCAAGACGGCGGCGTTCGCGCTGCCCATCCTCCAGCGGCTGTCGGCGAAGGCGCCCGCGGGCGGCGCGCGTCCGGTGCGCTGCCTGGTGCTGACGCCCACGCGCGAGCTGGCCAGCCAGGTGAGTGACAGCTTCGCCACCTACGGCAAGAACCTGCCCCTGCGCCACGCGGTGGTGTTCGGCGGCGTGGGCCAGAATCCGCAGGTCCAGGCGCTGCGCCAGGGCGTGGACATCCTGGTGGCGACGCCGGGGCGCCTGCTGGATCTCATCGACCAGGGGTTCGTGACCCTGCGCGCGCTGGAAGTGTTCGTGCTGGATGAGGCGGACCGCATGCTGGACATGGGGTTCATCCACGACGTGCGGCGGGTCATCAAGGTGCTGCCGCCGGTGCGCCAGACGCTGTTCTTCAGCGCGACGCTGCCGCCGGACATCATGGACCTGGCGCGCAACATCCTGAAGGAGCCGGTGCGGGTGGAGGTGTCGCCCGCGTCCAGCACCGCGGACACGGTGAGCCAGCAGGTCTACTTCGTGGAGCGCGAGGAGAAGCGCGCGCTGCTCACGCACCTGCTCCAGGACGCGAAGGCGATTCCGCGCGCGCTCGTCTTCACGCGCACGAAGCACGGCGCCAACCGCGTGGCCAAGCAGCTGACGGCGGCGGGCGTGCGCGCGGACGCCATCCACGGCAACAAGAGCCAGAACGCCCGCGAGCGCGCGCTGGACGAGTTCCGCGCTGGCACCCTGCGGGTGCTGGTGGCCACGGACATCGCGGCGCGCGGCATCGACATCGACGGGCTGTCGCACGTGTTCAACTACGACCTGCCCAACGTGCCGGAGCAGTACGTGCACCGCATCGGCCGCACGGGCCGCGCGGGCGCCAGCGGCCAGGCCGTGTCCTTCTGCGACTCCGAGGAGCGCGCGTACCTGCGCGACATCGAGCGCACCATCCGCCGCAGCGTGCCGGTGGTGGCGGACGCCGCGTTCCGCTCGCACCTGCCCCCTCCCCTTCCCGGTGACGTGGAGGAGAGCCGTCCTCCGATGAACCGGGGTGGCCGGGGCCAGTCGCGTGGCGGTGGCGGTGGCGGCGGGGGTGGCCAGCGTCGGGGTGGCGGGCAGCGCCGCGGCGGTGGTGGCGGCGGTCAGGGTCGTCCGAACGGGGGCCAGCCGCGTCAGGCCAGTGGTGGCGGCAATGCCCAGGCGCCGCGGAGTGGTGGCCAGGGCCGTCCGCAGCAGGCCCGTCCGGCGGTGGCTTCGCCTGCCGCGGGGCCGAGCTCGCCTCCGCCCCGGCGCACGATGTCGAAGTGGGGCTGA
- a CDS encoding thiamine pyrophosphate-binding protein, with product MSNSSLAELQAITSNTLRNEVPVEALRHETPAPGKTNVMEARHGDPIPMYGDVNARGFKTVEDITVADCVIAHLEAEEVDAVFGVPGGNIAPFQQALRKHKSMRFIIASHEGGAAFMADGYARATGKLGVCMVTAGPGATNALTGVASAHLDGVPLLAISGNIATDRVGLMAIQESSSTHGVNTVEMFRQACASSTGVPDAQSFQRLLARSMRTAQGLPGGAAHLSVPANIARQPIHRASVPTTRGAFRARPATAPFEDLRAAFTLLRTARRPLIFLGAGAREAMAEHAETFTAFVTQHGIPVATSMRGKGLFSEREALSLGVLGLAGSKRAEAYLRDGVDVMLVLGSRLGEWASRSFHRYFQAIHHVIQVDVNASNIGQFLPVRLPIVADVGSVMTGLAELGQMIGPSSGARVQERWAQVMALTEPAPVVRTPQDRDSVKPQDLMAELDKHLSPDMDLYIDMGNCTGWTSHLLHITPPARIFYPCGLSSMGWSCGAVIGGKVGRPDRSAVAIVGDGAFLMNGTEMITASRYRVGTVTIVLNDNFLGMVNHGEHVQDRTVPLEDDYYGLGNPDLKAFSESLGARAYTVNGPGQLDALLPEVLRRANETGQPQVIVAHIDYREVPPYGDRFAAVASDGK from the coding sequence ATGTCCAACTCCTCGCTCGCTGAGCTCCAGGCCATCACGTCGAACACCCTGCGGAACGAGGTGCCCGTCGAGGCCCTCCGGCACGAGACGCCGGCCCCGGGGAAGACGAACGTGATGGAGGCGCGTCACGGCGATCCGATCCCGATGTACGGGGACGTGAACGCGCGGGGCTTCAAGACGGTGGAGGACATCACGGTCGCGGACTGCGTGATCGCGCACCTGGAGGCGGAAGAGGTGGACGCGGTGTTCGGCGTCCCGGGCGGCAACATCGCCCCGTTCCAGCAGGCGCTGCGCAAGCACAAGTCCATGCGCTTCATCATCGCGTCGCACGAGGGTGGCGCGGCGTTCATGGCGGACGGCTACGCGCGCGCCACCGGCAAGCTGGGCGTGTGCATGGTGACGGCGGGCCCGGGTGCCACCAACGCGCTGACGGGCGTGGCCTCCGCGCACCTGGACGGCGTGCCCCTGCTGGCCATCAGCGGCAACATCGCCACGGACCGCGTGGGCCTGATGGCCATCCAGGAGAGCAGCAGCACCCACGGCGTGAACACGGTGGAGATGTTCCGCCAGGCGTGCGCCAGCTCCACGGGCGTGCCGGACGCGCAGAGCTTCCAGCGGCTGCTGGCGCGCTCGATGCGCACCGCGCAGGGCCTGCCCGGCGGCGCCGCGCACCTGAGCGTGCCGGCCAACATCGCGCGCCAGCCCATCCACCGCGCTTCGGTTCCCACCACGCGCGGCGCCTTCCGCGCGCGTCCGGCGACCGCGCCCTTCGAGGACCTGCGCGCCGCCTTCACGCTGCTGCGCACCGCGCGCCGCCCGCTCATCTTCCTGGGCGCGGGCGCGCGTGAGGCGATGGCGGAGCACGCCGAGACGTTCACCGCGTTCGTCACCCAGCACGGCATCCCGGTGGCCACCAGCATGCGCGGCAAGGGGCTGTTCTCCGAGCGCGAGGCGCTGTCGCTGGGCGTGCTGGGCCTGGCCGGCAGCAAGCGCGCCGAGGCGTACCTGCGCGACGGCGTGGACGTGATGCTCGTCCTGGGCAGCCGCCTGGGTGAGTGGGCCTCCCGCAGCTTCCACCGCTACTTCCAGGCCATCCACCACGTCATCCAGGTGGACGTGAACGCCTCCAACATCGGCCAGTTCCTGCCGGTGCGGCTGCCCATCGTGGCGGACGTGGGCTCGGTGATGACGGGCCTGGCGGAGCTGGGCCAGATGATTGGCCCGTCCAGCGGCGCGCGCGTGCAGGAGCGCTGGGCGCAGGTGATGGCGCTGACGGAGCCCGCGCCCGTCGTCCGCACCCCGCAGGACCGGGACTCGGTGAAGCCGCAGGACCTGATGGCGGAGCTCGACAAGCACCTGAGCCCGGACATGGACCTGTACATCGACATGGGCAACTGCACGGGTTGGACGTCGCACCTGCTGCACATCACGCCCCCCGCGCGCATCTTCTACCCGTGCGGCCTGTCGTCCATGGGCTGGTCCTGCGGCGCCGTCATCGGCGGCAAGGTGGGCCGGCCGGACCGCTCCGCGGTGGCCATCGTCGGCGACGGCGCGTTCCTGATGAACGGCACGGAGATGATCACCGCGTCGCGCTACCGCGTGGGCACGGTGACCATCGTCCTCAACGACAACTTCCTGGGCATGGTGAACCACGGCGAGCACGTGCAGGACCGCACCGTGCCGCTGGAGGATGACTACTACGGCCTGGGCAACCCGGACCTGAAGGCCTTCTCCGAGTCGCTGGGCGCGCGCGCCTACACGGTGAACGGCCCCGGCCAGCTGGACGCGCTGCTGCCGGAAGTGCTGCGCCGCGCGAACGAGACCGGCCAGCCGCAGGTCATCGTCGCGCACATCGACTACCGCGAGGTTCCGCCGTACGGCGACCGCTTCGCCGCGGTGGCGTCGGACGGGAAGTAG
- a CDS encoding serine/threonine-protein kinase — protein MTRSADGELHIDSVLRNTYKVVSVLGRGGMGSVFLAQHLRLPGKQVAVKVLRVGDHIGPDLHVRFRREAEIASRLGHPNIVEVLDFDTLEDGSPFLVLEYLRGESLADRLRRGRLTLEEVFSFTRQMGSALQTAHRAGVVHRDLKPANIFLVPTDSGGVVGERVKLLDFGISKVMSSETLQTQEAVLIGTPQYMSPEQAQGQNSRIDARTDLFALGGIVFEMISGMTPFGGGSLAQIIYRVVHEPPVSLITLMPDLPPNVAKAVARALEKNPDHRHPDVASFIAELTGTQLQSLPETAEQIEARTFGRAKRPSGVALPSVAPSDDDGTGATLAPSNKGPGTGRFGADALVASDDIGFDATMAPRASGTVPFGQQPQVAGGTMGFGATQAPGSGMGSSGVALPAPGVPAQIPGSYSGQQVPQGYGTGQHVAPGSLGGQQAVPGSYGGQQMVPGSFAGAVGPQGQPLAPVSMSGQPGMPGPMTMPAAVPPKSRVLPIAGAAALLLGAVGLGWWLRPGPPMDPPPVMHAGQDHVPPPREGPPPEGPPPVMHAGQNHVPPPPVGPPPAPPPPVAQTPPPDAVATGNGTPANVDPHVQQTKAPGKTVVKTSGKTQSPRIPLEPTDDIALSALKEARAADARNDVDTGVRMAQRSYAAQKNLAAHHLAIKLRCQSKDMVNGPAELSKVSKTDLPARLIELCRSNGIELPK, from the coding sequence ATGACGCGCTCGGCAGACGGTGAGCTGCACATCGATTCGGTCCTCCGGAATACCTACAAAGTCGTCTCCGTGTTGGGGCGGGGCGGCATGGGTTCGGTGTTCCTGGCCCAGCACCTGCGGCTTCCGGGCAAGCAGGTCGCGGTGAAGGTGCTGCGGGTGGGTGACCACATCGGGCCGGACCTCCACGTGCGCTTCCGGCGCGAGGCGGAGATCGCCTCGCGGCTGGGGCATCCGAACATCGTGGAGGTGCTGGACTTCGACACGCTGGAGGACGGCAGTCCGTTCCTGGTGCTGGAGTATCTGCGCGGCGAGAGCCTCGCGGACCGGCTGCGGCGCGGGCGGCTGACGTTGGAGGAGGTGTTCTCCTTCACGCGGCAGATGGGGTCCGCGCTGCAGACGGCGCACCGCGCGGGCGTCGTGCACCGCGACCTGAAGCCCGCGAACATCTTCCTGGTGCCCACGGACTCCGGCGGCGTGGTGGGCGAGCGGGTGAAGCTGCTCGACTTCGGCATCTCCAAGGTCATGTCGTCGGAGACGCTGCAGACGCAGGAGGCGGTGCTCATCGGCACGCCGCAGTACATGTCGCCGGAGCAGGCGCAGGGGCAGAACAGCCGCATCGACGCGCGGACGGACCTGTTCGCGCTGGGCGGCATCGTGTTCGAGATGATCTCCGGGATGACGCCTTTCGGTGGCGGGTCGCTCGCGCAGATCATCTACCGCGTGGTGCACGAGCCGCCGGTGTCGCTGATCACGCTGATGCCGGACCTGCCGCCGAACGTCGCGAAGGCGGTGGCGCGGGCGCTGGAGAAGAACCCGGACCACCGCCATCCGGACGTCGCTTCGTTCATCGCGGAGCTCACGGGGACGCAGCTCCAGTCGCTGCCGGAGACGGCGGAGCAGATCGAAGCCCGGACCTTCGGGCGCGCGAAGCGTCCCTCCGGAGTCGCCCTCCCCTCCGTGGCGCCGAGCGACGACGACGGGACGGGCGCCACGCTGGCGCCGTCGAACAAGGGGCCGGGGACGGGCCGCTTTGGAGCGGATGCGTTGGTGGCGTCGGATGACATCGGCTTCGACGCGACGATGGCGCCTCGGGCGAGCGGCACGGTCCCGTTCGGACAGCAGCCGCAGGTGGCGGGCGGCACGATGGGGTTTGGCGCCACGCAGGCGCCCGGAAGCGGCATGGGGAGCTCGGGCGTGGCCCTGCCGGCGCCCGGTGTCCCCGCGCAGATACCGGGCAGCTACAGCGGACAGCAGGTCCCGCAGGGCTACGGCACGGGCCAGCACGTTGCTCCAGGCAGCCTGGGTGGCCAGCAGGCCGTTCCGGGGAGCTACGGTGGTCAGCAGATGGTTCCGGGCAGCTTCGCGGGAGCCGTAGGTCCCCAGGGCCAGCCGCTCGCCCCGGTGAGCATGTCGGGTCAGCCGGGAATGCCAGGGCCGATGACGATGCCCGCCGCGGTCCCGCCAAAGTCACGCGTGCTTCCCATCGCGGGCGCCGCCGCACTGCTCCTCGGTGCCGTGGGACTCGGCTGGTGGCTGCGGCCCGGCCCCCCCATGGACCCACCGCCCGTCATGCACGCGGGCCAGGATCACGTCCCCCCGCCGCGCGAAGGTCCGCCACCCGAGGGCCCGCCGCCCGTCATGCACGCGGGCCAGAATCACGTGCCTCCGCCGCCCGTGGGCCCGCCCCCCGCGCCGCCGCCCCCCGTCGCGCAGACGCCACCGCCGGACGCGGTAGCGACCGGTAATGGCACGCCAGCGAACGTCGATCCCCACGTGCAGCAGACCAAGGCTCCAGGAAAGACGGTCGTCAAGACGAGCGGCAAGACGCAGTCTCCGCGCATTCCCCTGGAGCCTACTGACGACATCGCGCTCAGTGCGCTGAAGGAAGCCCGTGCCGCGGATGCGCGAAACGACGTGGACACCGGTGTCCGGATGGCCCAGCGCAGCTATGCGGCTCAGAAAAACCTGGCCGCGCACCATCTGGCCATCAAGCTCCGTTGCCAGTCCAAAGACATGGTCAACGGTCCTGCGGAACTGTCGAAAGTCTCCAAGACGGACCTGCCGGCGCGGCTCATCGAGCTATGTCGGAGCAATGGTATTGAATTGCCGAAGTGA
- a CDS encoding 3-oxoacyl-[acyl-carrier-protein] synthase III C-terminal domain-containing protein, with amino-acid sequence MSAATFALLGVGAAVPEQVRGNDDPLFEPLRRAAGSGGEHALFYGNRERRVLGPGESLAALTAKAGAAALQDAGLTAADVERLYGYVSVSEFIAPNELYAVHRELGLSQGALVVPVNADFANFLMGVVLAWEALRAGSIRHALVAVGSAWTRNVDYTQGHAIGIGDGAGAVVVGAGEGLTLVDWGADTFSDEYGAMMMGSRPESGLAYPTYGIAPAAGVKAFLNSGMNGPPRLVERLLTKHGVAREDVTLISHQATRKLMDHWAQEIRPREYLDTFEQYGNMVHASMPVTLARFRRELRTKYLVMVGLGIGAHQMALLVRV; translated from the coding sequence ATGTCGGCCGCGACCTTCGCGCTCCTGGGAGTCGGCGCCGCTGTCCCGGAGCAGGTTCGCGGTAACGACGACCCGCTGTTCGAGCCCCTGCGCCGCGCCGCGGGAAGCGGTGGGGAGCACGCGCTCTTCTACGGCAACCGCGAGCGCCGGGTGCTGGGCCCGGGCGAGTCCCTGGCTGCGCTCACCGCGAAGGCGGGCGCCGCCGCGCTCCAGGACGCGGGGCTGACGGCGGCGGACGTGGAGCGGCTGTACGGCTACGTGTCGGTGTCGGAGTTCATCGCGCCGAACGAGCTGTACGCGGTGCACCGGGAGCTGGGCCTGTCACAGGGCGCGCTGGTGGTGCCGGTGAACGCGGACTTCGCCAACTTCCTGATGGGCGTGGTGCTGGCCTGGGAGGCCCTGCGCGCGGGCAGCATCCGGCACGCGCTGGTGGCGGTGGGCTCCGCGTGGACCCGCAACGTGGACTACACGCAGGGCCATGCCATTGGCATTGGCGACGGGGCGGGCGCGGTGGTGGTGGGGGCGGGTGAAGGGCTCACGCTGGTGGACTGGGGCGCGGACACCTTCAGCGACGAATACGGCGCGATGATGATGGGCTCGCGGCCGGAGTCCGGCCTCGCGTACCCGACCTATGGCATCGCCCCCGCGGCGGGCGTGAAGGCGTTCCTGAACTCGGGGATGAACGGGCCGCCCCGGCTGGTGGAGCGGCTGCTCACGAAGCACGGTGTGGCGCGCGAGGACGTGACGCTCATCTCCCACCAGGCCACGCGCAAGCTGATGGACCACTGGGCGCAGGAGATCCGCCCGCGCGAGTACCTGGACACCTTCGAGCAGTACGGGAACATGGTGCACGCGTCCATGCCGGTGACGCTGGCCCGGTTCCGCCGCGAGCTGCGCACGAAGTACCTGGTGATGGTCGGCCTGGGCATTGGCGCGCACCAGATGGCGTTGCTGGTGCGCGTCTAG